Proteins from one Paraburkholderia sp. BL10I2N1 genomic window:
- the rplL gene encoding 50S ribosomal protein L7/L12 yields MAIAKDDILEAVGSMSVLELNELVKAFEEKFGVSAAAVAVAGPAGGGAAAAVEEQTEFTVNLTEVGANKVSVIKAVRELTGLGLKEAKDLVDGAPKPVKEGVAKAAAEEAKKKLEEAGAKAEIK; encoded by the coding sequence ATGGCAATCGCAAAAGATGACATCCTCGAAGCCGTAGGCTCGATGTCGGTTCTGGAACTGAACGAACTGGTCAAGGCGTTCGAAGAAAAGTTTGGCGTGTCGGCAGCTGCTGTTGCAGTGGCAGGCCCGGCTGGCGGCGGCGCTGCTGCTGCAGTTGAAGAGCAAACCGAATTCACGGTCAACCTGACGGAAGTCGGCGCGAACAAGGTTTCGGTGATTAAGGCTGTTCGCGAACTGACTGGTCTCGGCCTGAAGGAAGCGAAGGACCTGGTCGACGGCGCACCGAAGCCTGTTAAGGAAGGTGTTGCCAAGGCTGCAGCTGAAGAAGCCAAGAAGAAGCTGGAAGAAGCAGGCGCGAAGGCTGAAATCAAGTAA
- the rpoC gene encoding DNA-directed RNA polymerase subunit beta' codes for MKALLDLFKQVQQEEVFDAIKIGLASPDKIRSWSFGEVKKPETINYRTFKPERDGLFCAKIFGPIKDYECLCGKYKRLKHRGVICEKCGVEVTLAKVRRERMGHIELASPVAHIWFLKSLPSRLGMVLDMTLRDIERVLYFEAYVVIDPGMTPLKARQIMTEEDYYNKVEEYGDEFRAEMGAEGVRELLRAINIDEQVELLRTELKNTGSEAKIKKYAKRLKVLEAFQRSGIKPDWMVLEVLPVLPPELRPLVPLDGGRFATSDLNDLYRRVINRNNRLKRLLELKAPEIIVRNEKRMLQEAVDSLLDNGRRGKAMTGANKRPLKSLADMIKGKGGRFRQNLLGKRVDYSGRSVIVVGPTLKLHQCGLPKLMALELFKPFIFNKLEVMGVATTIKAAKKEVENQTPVVWDILEEVIREHPVMLNRAPTLHRLGIQAFEPVLIEGKAIQLHPLVCAAFNADFDGDQMAVHVPLSLEAQMEARTLMLASNNVLFPANGDPSIVPSQDIVLGLYYATREAVNAKGEGLTFTGVSEVLRAYENKEVELASRVNVRITEMVHNEDTSEGAPKFVPKIALYATTVGRSILSEILPPGLPFSVLNKPLKKKEISRLINTAFRKCGLRETVIFADQLMQSGFRLATRAGISICVDDMLVPPQKETIVGDAAKKVKEYDRQYMSGLVTAQERYNNVVDIWSATSEAVGKAMMEQLSTEPVTDRDGNETRQESFNSIYMMADSGARGSAVQIRQLAGMRGLMAKPDGSIIETPITANFREGLNVLQYFISTHGARKGLADTALKTANSGYLTRRLVDVTQDLVVVEDDCGTSNGVAMKALVEGGEVVEALRDRILGRVAVADVVNPETQETLYESGTLLDEDAVEEIERLGIDEVRVRTPLTCETRYGLCAACYGRDLGRGSSVNVGEAVGVIAAQSIGEPGTQLTMRTFHIGGAASRAAVASSVEAKSNGTVRFTSTMRYVTNAKGEQIVISRSGEAMITDDHGRERERHKVPYGATLLQLDGAQIKAGTQLATWDPMTRPIITEYGGTVKFENVEEGVTVAKQIDDVTGLSTLVVIDVKRRGSQASKSVRPQVKLLDANGEEVKIPNTEHSVQIGFQVGALITVKDGQQVQVGEVLARIPTESQKTRDITGGLPRVAELFEARSPKDAGILAEVTGTTSFGKDTKGKQRLVITDLEGNQHEFLIAKEKQVLVHDGQVVNKGEMIVDGPADPHDILRLQGVEALSRYIVDEVQDVYRLQGVKINDKHIEVIVRQMLRRVQIVDNGDTRFIPGEQVERSDMLDENDRMIAEDKRPATYENVLLGITKASLSTDSFISAASFQETTRVLTEAAIMGKRDDLRGLKENVIVGRLIPAGTGLAFHKARKSKELSDRERFDQIAAEEAFEFGTPETPAAEQQHSGE; via the coding sequence ATGAAAGCTCTGCTCGATCTATTCAAGCAAGTCCAACAAGAAGAAGTTTTTGACGCGATCAAGATCGGTCTGGCCTCGCCGGACAAGATCCGTTCGTGGTCCTTCGGTGAAGTCAAGAAGCCGGAAACCATCAACTACCGCACGTTCAAGCCGGAGCGCGATGGTCTGTTCTGCGCGAAGATTTTCGGGCCGATCAAGGACTACGAATGTCTGTGCGGCAAGTACAAGCGCCTGAAGCACCGTGGCGTGATCTGCGAGAAGTGCGGCGTTGAAGTGACGCTCGCGAAGGTGCGTCGTGAACGGATGGGCCACATCGAACTGGCCTCGCCGGTTGCGCACATCTGGTTCCTGAAGTCGCTGCCGTCGCGTCTGGGCATGGTGCTCGACATGACGTTGCGCGACATCGAACGCGTGCTGTACTTCGAAGCATATGTGGTGATCGATCCGGGCATGACGCCGCTGAAAGCGCGGCAGATCATGACCGAGGAGGATTACTACAACAAGGTCGAAGAATACGGTGATGAATTCCGTGCCGAAATGGGCGCGGAAGGCGTGCGCGAACTGCTGCGCGCGATCAACATCGACGAGCAGGTCGAACTGCTGCGCACGGAACTGAAGAACACCGGTTCGGAAGCGAAGATCAAGAAGTACGCGAAGCGCCTGAAGGTACTCGAGGCGTTCCAGCGTTCGGGCATCAAGCCTGACTGGATGGTGCTCGAAGTGCTGCCGGTGCTGCCGCCGGAACTGCGTCCGCTGGTGCCGCTCGACGGCGGCCGTTTCGCGACGTCGGACCTGAACGACCTGTATCGCCGCGTGATCAACCGTAACAACCGGTTGAAGCGTCTGCTCGAACTGAAGGCGCCTGAAATCATCGTCCGCAACGAAAAGCGGATGCTGCAGGAAGCCGTCGATTCGCTGCTCGACAACGGTCGTCGCGGCAAGGCGATGACGGGCGCGAACAAGCGTCCGCTGAAGTCGCTCGCCGACATGATCAAGGGTAAGGGCGGTCGTTTCCGTCAGAACCTGCTGGGCAAGCGCGTTGACTACTCGGGCCGTTCGGTCATCGTGGTCGGCCCGACGCTGAAGCTGCATCAGTGCGGTCTGCCGAAGCTGATGGCGCTCGAACTGTTCAAGCCGTTCATCTTCAACAAGCTGGAAGTGATGGGCGTCGCGACGACCATCAAGGCTGCGAAGAAGGAAGTCGAGAACCAGACGCCGGTCGTGTGGGACATCCTCGAAGAGGTGATCCGCGAACATCCGGTGATGCTGAACCGCGCGCCGACGCTGCACCGTCTTGGCATTCAGGCTTTCGAGCCGGTGCTGATCGAAGGCAAGGCTATCCAGCTGCACCCGCTCGTCTGCGCGGCGTTCAACGCCGACTTCGACGGTGACCAGATGGCCGTTCACGTGCCGCTGTCGCTTGAAGCGCAGATGGAAGCGCGCACGCTGATGCTGGCGTCGAACAACGTCCTGTTCCCGGCCAACGGCGATCCGTCGATCGTGCCGTCGCAGGATATCGTGCTCGGCCTGTACTACGCGACGCGTGAAGCTGTGAACGCCAAGGGCGAAGGCCTGACGTTCACCGGCGTGTCCGAAGTGCTGCGTGCGTACGAAAACAAGGAAGTCGAGCTGGCCTCGCGCGTCAACGTTCGGATCACGGAAATGGTCCATAACGAAGACACGTCCGAAGGTGCGCCGAAATTCGTGCCGAAAATCGCGCTGTACGCGACCACCGTCGGCCGCTCGATCCTCTCCGAGATTCTGCCGCCGGGCCTGCCGTTCTCGGTGCTGAACAAGCCGCTGAAGAAGAAGGAAATCTCGCGCCTCATCAACACGGCATTCCGCAAGTGCGGTCTGCGCGAGACGGTGATTTTCGCCGACCAGTTGATGCAGTCGGGTTTCCGTCTGGCAACGCGCGCCGGTATTTCGATCTGTGTCGACGACATGCTCGTGCCGCCGCAGAAGGAAACGATCGTCGGCGATGCGGCGAAGAAGGTGAAGGAATACGACCGTCAGTACATGTCGGGTCTCGTCACCGCACAGGAACGCTACAACAACGTGGTCGACATCTGGTCGGCAACGTCTGAAGCGGTCGGCAAGGCGATGATGGAGCAGCTGTCGACGGAGCCGGTGACGGACCGCGACGGCAACGAGACGCGTCAGGAGTCGTTCAACTCCATCTATATGATGGCCGACTCGGGCGCGCGGGGTTCCGCAGTCCAGATCCGTCAGCTGGCCGGTATGCGTGGCCTGATGGCGAAGCCGGACGGTTCGATTATCGAGACGCCGATTACGGCGAACTTCCGCGAAGGCCTGAACGTGTTGCAGTACTTCATCTCGACCCACGGTGCACGTAAGGGTCTGGCTGATACGGCACTGAAGACGGCGAACTCGGGCTACCTGACGCGTCGTCTCGTCGACGTGACGCAGGATCTCGTCGTGGTCGAAGACGATTGCGGTACGTCGAACGGCGTAGCGATGAAGGCACTGGTCGAAGGCGGTGAAGTCGTCGAAGCGCTGCGTGACCGTATCCTCGGTCGCGTTGCGGTGGCCGACGTCGTCAATCCGGAAACGCAGGAAACGCTGTACGAATCGGGCACGCTGCTCGACGAAGATGCAGTGGAAGAAATCGAGCGCCTCGGCATCGATGAGGTGCGCGTGCGCACGCCGCTTACCTGCGAAACGCGTTATGGTCTGTGCGCGGCCTGCTACGGTCGCGACCTGGGCCGCGGCTCGTCGGTCAACGTCGGTGAAGCAGTCGGCGTGATCGCTGCGCAGTCGATTGGTGAACCGGGCACGCAGCTGACGATGCGTACGTTTCACATCGGTGGTGCGGCATCTCGTGCGGCCGTGGCTTCGTCGGTTGAAGCCAAGTCGAACGGTACGGTTCGTTTCACGTCGACGATGCGTTACGTGACGAATGCGAAGGGCGAGCAGATCGTCATCTCGCGTTCAGGCGAAGCAATGATCACCGACGACCACGGCCGTGAGCGTGAACGCCACAAAGTCCCGTACGGTGCGACGCTGCTGCAGCTCGACGGTGCGCAGATCAAGGCAGGCACGCAGCTGGCCACGTGGGATCCGATGACGCGTCCGATCATCACTGAGTACGGTGGTACGGTGAAGTTCGAAAACGTCGAGGAAGGCGTGACGGTCGCCAAGCAGATCGACGACGTGACGGGTCTTTCGACGCTCGTCGTGATCGACGTGAAGCGCCGCGGTTCGCAGGCCTCGAAGAGCGTGCGACCGCAGGTGAAACTGCTCGACGCGAACGGCGAGGAAGTGAAGATTCCGAACACCGAGCATTCGGTGCAGATCGGCTTCCAGGTCGGCGCTCTGATCACGGTGAAGGACGGTCAGCAGGTGCAGGTCGGTGAAGTGCTCGCACGTATCCCGACTGAATCGCAGAAGACGCGTGACATTACCGGTGGTCTGCCGCGCGTGGCGGAACTGTTCGAAGCACGTTCGCCGAAGGACGCCGGCATTCTCGCGGAAGTCACGGGTACGACGTCGTTCGGTAAGGACACGAAGGGCAAGCAGCGTCTCGTTATCACGGACCTCGAAGGCAACCAGCACGAGTTCCTGATCGCGAAGGAAAAGCAGGTTCTGGTGCACGATGGTCAGGTCGTCAACAAGGGCGAAATGATTGTCGACGGGCCGGCGGATCCGCACGACATCCTGCGTCTGCAGGGCGTTGAAGCGCTGTCGCGTTACATCGTGGACGAAGTGCAGGACGTGTACCGTCTGCAGGGCGTGAAGATCAATGACAAGCACATTGAAGTGATCGTGCGTCAGATGTTGCGTCGCGTGCAGATCGTGGACAACGGCGATACGCGTTTCATCCCGGGCGAACAGGTGGAGCGGTCGGACATGCTCGACGAAAACGACCGGATGATCGCGGAAGACAAGCGTCCGGCGACGTACGAAAACGTACTGCTCGGTATCACGAAGGCGTCGCTGTCGACCGATTCGTTCATCTCTGCGGCGTCGTTCCAGGAAACGACCCGCGTGCTGACCGAAGCGGCGATCATGGGCAAGCGCGACGATCTGCGTGGCCTGAAGGAAAACGTGATCGTGGGCCGTCTGATTCCGGCCGGTACGGGTCTCGCGTTCCACAAGGCACGCAAGAGCAAGGAGCTTTCCGACCGCGAGCGTTTCGACCAGATCGCGGCCGAAGAGGCCTTCGAGTTTGGTACACCGGAAACCCCGGCGGCCGAACAGCAGCACTCCGGCGAGTAA
- the rpoB gene encoding DNA-directed RNA polymerase subunit beta, with protein sequence MQYSFTEKKRIRKSFAKRPIVHQVPFLLATQLESFSTFLQADTSSTQRKPEGLQAAFTSVFPIVSHNGFARLEFVSYMLSPPAFNIKECQQRGLTYCSALRAKVRLVLLDKESPSKPVVKEVKEQEVYMGEIPLMTPTGSFVINGTERVIVSQLHRSPGVFFEHDKGKTHSSGKLLFSARIIPYRGSWLDFEFDPKDVLYFRVDRRRKMPVTILLKAIGLTPEQILANFFVFDNFTLMPEGAQMEFVPERLRGEVARFDITDRDGNVIVQKDKRINAKHIRDLENAKTKFISVPEDYLLGRVLAKNVVDGETGEVIANANDEITETVLEKLREAKVKDIQTLYTNDLDQGPYISSTLRIDETADRMAARIAIYRMMRPGEPPTEEAVEALFNRLFYSEDAYDLSKVGRMKFNRRVGRDEIVGPMTLQDDDILATIKILVELRNGKGEVDDIDHLGNRRVRCVGELAENQFRAGLVRVERAVKERLGQAESENLMPHDLINSKPISSAIREFFGSSQLSQFMDQTNPLSEITHKRRVSALGPGGLTRERAGFEVRDVHPTHYGRVCPIETPEGPNIGLINSLALYAHLNEYGFLETPYRKVTDGKVTDQIDYLSAIEEGRYVIAQANAAVADDGTLTDELVSSREAGETLMVTPDRIQYMDVAPSQIVSVAASLIPFLEHDDANRALMGSNMQRQAVPCLRPEKAVVGTGIERTVAVDSGTTVQAFRGGVVDYVDAGRIVIRVNDDEAVAGEVGVDIYNLIKYTRSNQNTNINQRPIVKVGDLVSRGDVLADGASTDLGELALGQNMLVAFMPWNGYNFEDSILISEKVVADDRYTSIHIEELNVVARDTKLGPEEITRDISNLAEVQLGRLDESGIVYIGAEVEAGDVLVGKVTPKGETQLTPEEKLLRAIFGEKASDVKDTSLRVPSGMSGTVIDVQVFTREGIQRDKRAQQIIDDELKRYRLDLNDQLRIVEGDAFQRLARMLEGKVANGGPKKLAKGTKIEQAYLQDLDHYHWFDIRLADEDAAAQLEAIKDSIEQKRHQFDLAFEEKRKKLTQGDELPPGVLKMVKVYLAVKRRLQPGDKMAGRHGNKGVVSKIVPIEDMPYMADGRPADVVLNPLGVPSRMNVGQVLEVHLGWAAKGLGWRIGEMLQRQAKIAELREFLTKIYNESGRSEELDSFSDDEIVELAKNLREGVPFATPVFDGATEEEMSRALDLAFPDDIAKQLGMTKSKNQVRLYDGRTGEAFERTVTVGYMHYLKLHHLVDDKMHARSTGPYSLVTQQPLGGKAQFGGQRFGEMEVWALEAYGASYVLQEMLTVKSDDVTGRTKVYENLVKGDHVIDAGMPESFNVLVKEIRSLGIDIDLDRN encoded by the coding sequence ATGCAATATTCCTTCACCGAGAAGAAGCGTATTCGCAAGAGTTTTGCGAAGCGCCCCATCGTTCACCAGGTTCCTTTCCTGCTGGCTACCCAGCTTGAATCATTCAGCACGTTTCTGCAAGCAGACACGTCATCGACGCAACGCAAGCCGGAGGGTCTGCAAGCGGCGTTCACGTCAGTTTTCCCCATTGTTTCTCACAACGGCTTCGCTCGTCTAGAGTTCGTCAGCTACATGCTGTCGCCGCCGGCATTCAACATCAAGGAGTGTCAGCAGCGCGGTTTGACGTACTGTTCGGCCCTGCGCGCGAAGGTACGTCTGGTTTTGCTCGACAAGGAATCGCCGAGCAAGCCGGTCGTCAAGGAAGTGAAGGAACAGGAAGTGTACATGGGCGAAATTCCGCTCATGACGCCGACCGGTTCGTTTGTCATCAACGGCACGGAGCGCGTGATCGTTTCGCAGCTGCACCGTTCGCCGGGCGTGTTCTTCGAGCACGACAAGGGCAAGACGCACAGCTCGGGCAAACTGCTGTTCTCTGCACGTATCATTCCTTACCGCGGTTCGTGGCTCGATTTCGAGTTCGACCCGAAGGACGTGCTGTACTTCCGCGTCGACCGTCGCCGCAAGATGCCGGTCACGATCCTGCTGAAGGCCATTGGCCTCACGCCGGAACAGATCCTCGCAAACTTCTTCGTGTTCGACAACTTCACGCTGATGCCAGAAGGCGCCCAGATGGAGTTCGTGCCGGAGCGTCTGCGCGGTGAAGTCGCGCGTTTCGACATTACGGATCGTGATGGGAACGTGATTGTCCAGAAGGACAAGCGGATCAACGCCAAGCACATTCGCGACCTCGAAAACGCGAAGACGAAATTCATTTCGGTTCCCGAAGATTATCTTCTCGGCCGCGTACTTGCGAAGAACGTTGTCGACGGTGAAACCGGTGAAGTCATTGCGAACGCGAACGACGAAATCACCGAAACCGTTCTCGAAAAGCTGCGCGAAGCGAAGGTCAAGGATATCCAGACGCTGTATACGAACGATCTGGATCAGGGCCCATACATTTCGTCGACGCTGCGCATCGACGAAACGGCTGACCGCATGGCTGCTCGCATCGCGATCTACCGCATGATGCGCCCGGGCGAACCGCCGACCGAAGAAGCAGTCGAGGCGCTGTTCAACCGTCTGTTCTATAGCGAAGACGCGTACGACCTGTCGAAGGTCGGCCGTATGAAGTTCAACCGCCGGGTCGGCCGTGACGAAATCGTTGGGCCGATGACGCTGCAGGATGATGACATCCTCGCCACGATCAAGATCCTCGTTGAACTGCGTAACGGCAAGGGCGAAGTCGACGACATCGATCACCTGGGCAACCGTCGTGTGCGTTGTGTCGGCGAATTGGCGGAAAACCAGTTCCGCGCCGGTCTCGTGCGCGTCGAGCGCGCGGTCAAGGAGCGTCTGGGTCAGGCTGAAAGCGAAAACCTGATGCCGCACGACCTGATCAACTCGAAGCCGATTTCGTCGGCGATCCGCGAGTTCTTCGGTTCGTCGCAGCTGTCGCAGTTCATGGACCAGACCAACCCGCTGTCGGAAATCACCCACAAGCGCCGTGTTTCGGCACTTGGCCCGGGCGGCCTGACGCGTGAGCGCGCTGGCTTTGAAGTCCGCGACGTTCACCCGACCCACTATGGCCGCGTGTGCCCGATTGAAACGCCGGAAGGTCCGAACATCGGCCTCATCAACTCGCTCGCGTTGTATGCGCACCTGAACGAATATGGCTTCCTCGAAACGCCGTATCGCAAGGTGACGGACGGCAAGGTGACCGATCAAATCGATTACCTGTCGGCGATCGAAGAAGGCCGTTACGTGATCGCCCAGGCGAACGCGGCGGTGGCCGACGATGGCACGCTTACCGACGAGCTGGTTTCGTCGCGTGAAGCGGGTGAAACGCTGATGGTTACGCCGGACCGCATCCAGTACATGGACGTGGCGCCGTCGCAGATCGTGTCGGTGGCAGCATCGCTGATTCCGTTCCTCGAGCACGATGACGCGAACCGCGCATTGATGGGCTCGAACATGCAGCGTCAGGCTGTGCCGTGCCTGCGTCCTGAAAAGGCCGTGGTCGGTACGGGTATCGAACGCACGGTGGCAGTCGACTCGGGTACGACGGTTCAGGCATTCCGCGGCGGCGTCGTCGACTACGTCGATGCAGGCCGTATCGTGATTCGCGTGAACGACGACGAAGCAGTCGCCGGCGAAGTGGGTGTCGATATCTACAACCTGATCAAGTACACGCGTTCGAACCAGAACACGAACATCAACCAGCGCCCGATCGTAAAGGTCGGCGACCTCGTGTCGCGTGGCGACGTGCTGGCAGATGGTGCATCGACCGACCTCGGCGAACTGGCTCTCGGCCAGAACATGCTGGTCGCGTTCATGCCGTGGAACGGCTACAACTTCGAAGACTCGATCCTGATCTCCGAAAAGGTCGTGGCTGACGATCGTTACACGTCGATCCACATCGAAGAACTGAACGTCGTCGCTCGCGACACGAAGCTCGGGCCGGAAGAAATCACGCGCGACATCTCGAACCTGGCTGAAGTGCAACTCGGCCGTCTGGACGAGTCGGGCATCGTGTATATCGGCGCCGAAGTCGAAGCGGGCGACGTGCTGGTCGGCAAGGTCACGCCGAAGGGCGAAACCCAGCTGACGCCGGAAGAAAAGCTGCTGCGCGCGATTTTCGGCGAGAAGGCTTCGGACGTGAAGGATACGTCTCTGCGCGTGCCGTCGGGCATGAGCGGCACCGTGATCGACGTGCAGGTGTTCACGCGTGAAGGCATCCAGCGCGACAAGCGCGCGCAACAGATCATCGACGATGAACTGAAGCGTTATCGCCTCGACCTGAACGACCAGTTGCGTATCGTGGAAGGCGACGCGTTCCAGCGTCTCGCACGTATGCTGGAAGGCAAGGTTGCGAACGGTGGTCCGAAGAAGCTCGCGAAGGGTACGAAGATCGAGCAGGCGTATCTGCAGGATCTGGATCATTACCACTGGTTCGACATCCGCCTCGCGGACGAAGACGCGGCGGCACAGCTCGAAGCGATCAAGGATTCGATCGAACAGAAGCGTCACCAGTTCGACCTCGCCTTCGAAGAGAAGCGCAAGAAGCTCACGCAGGGCGACGAATTGCCGCCGGGCGTGCTGAAGATGGTCAAGGTGTATCTGGCTGTGAAGCGTCGTCTGCAGCCCGGCGACAAGATGGCCGGCCGTCACGGTAACAAGGGTGTGGTGTCGAAGATCGTGCCGATCGAAGACATGCCGTACATGGCAGACGGCCGTCCGGCCGACGTCGTGCTAAATCCGCTCGGCGTGCCGTCGCGGATGAACGTGGGTCAGGTTCTCGAAGTGCATCTGGGTTGGGCCGCGAAGGGTCTCGGCTGGCGTATCGGCGAAATGCTGCAGCGTCAGGCGAAGATTGCTGAACTGCGCGAATTCCTGACGAAGATCTACAACGAGTCGGGCCGCTCCGAAGAGCTGGACAGCTTCTCAGACGACGAAATCGTCGAACTGGCGAAGAACCTGCGCGAAGGCGTGCCGTTCGCAACACCGGTGTTCGACGGTGCGACCGAAGAAGAAATGTCGCGCGCGCTGGATCTGGCATTCCCGGACGACATCGCGAAGCAACTCGGCATGACGAAGTCGAAGAACCAGGTGCGTCTGTACGACGGCCGCACGGGTGAAGCGTTCGAGCGCACTGTCACGGTCGGCTACATGCACTACCTGAAACTGCACCACCTGGTCGACGACAAGATGCACGCGCGTTCGACAGGTCCGTACTCGCTCGTGACGCAGCAACCGTTGGGCGGTAAGGCGCAGTTCGGTGGCCAGCGTTTCGGTGAAATGGAAGTGTGGGCGCTCGAAGCGTACGGCGCATCGTACGTGCTGCAGGAAATGCTGACGGTGAAGTCGGACGACGTGACGGGCCGGACCAAGGTGTACGAGAACCTGGTCAAGGGCGATCACGTGATCGACGCCGGCATGCCGGAATCCTTCAACGTGTTGGTGAAGGAAATCCGCTCGCTCGGTATCGACATCGACCTCGACCGCAACTAA
- the rplJ gene encoding 50S ribosomal protein L10, whose amino-acid sequence MPLNKESKQAVVAEVSAQVAKAQTVVLAEYRGIAVGDLTKLRAKAREQQVYLRVLKNTLARRAVEGTPFAPLAEQMTGPLIYGISEDAIAAAKVVNDFAKGNDKLVIKAGAYEGKVMDKAGVQALANIPSREELLSKLLFVMQAPVSGFARALAALAEKKQSEAA is encoded by the coding sequence GTGCCACTCAACAAAGAAAGTAAGCAGGCCGTCGTCGCTGAGGTTTCCGCGCAAGTCGCGAAAGCCCAGACCGTCGTTCTGGCTGAGTATCGTGGGATTGCGGTTGGCGATCTGACCAAGCTGCGCGCGAAAGCGCGCGAGCAACAGGTGTACCTGCGCGTGTTGAAGAACACGCTGGCGCGTCGCGCTGTCGAAGGTACCCCGTTTGCTCCGCTGGCTGAGCAGATGACCGGTCCGCTGATCTACGGCATCTCGGAAGATGCCATTGCTGCTGCGAAGGTTGTTAACGACTTCGCAAAGGGCAATGACAAGTTGGTCATCAAGGCTGGTGCCTACGAAGGCAAGGTGATGGACAAGGCTGGCGTGCAAGCGCTCGCCAACATCCCGAGTCGCGAGGAACTGCTCTCCAAGCTGCTGTTCGTTATGCAAGCACCTGTTTCCGGCTTTGCGCGCGCTCTTGCCGCGCTGGCAGAAAAGAAGCAGAGCGAAGCTGCTTAA